One stretch of Tribolium castaneum strain GA2 chromosome 5, icTriCast1.1, whole genome shotgun sequence DNA includes these proteins:
- the MICU1 gene encoding calcium uptake protein 1 homolog, mitochondrial isoform X2, which yields MFARLVQFGVRSHNLSHFNYLKPTNCLKLAPITHCDPTPVQQKRFYKNFGHKPKKTPTVTKLWYGLIFGLMFLATVDYRWVRRTLFPPVKAQSETIGESSDVEQSESEDESKKKKHRKEKIGFRDRKIIEYENRMRAYSTPDKIFRYFATVRLITPEGSEVYMTPDDFLRAMTPGMRQPDGLGLDQYRRYDPKTVQQKLELTLDEDSIFYKLGSAGLITFSDYIFLLTVLSTSRRHFEIAFRMFDLNGDGDVDCEEFEKVATLIRQQTSIGSRHRDHANTGNTFKGVNSALTTYFFGPNLKGKLTIEKFLDFQEKLQKEILSLEFLRKNPDENGNISEADFTELLLAYAGYPQKKKSRMLKRVKKTFRDHGQGISKQDYLNFFHFLNNINDVDTALTFYHIAGASIDQATLKHVAKTVAHVDLSDHVIHVVFTIFDENLDGQLSNKEFIAVMKNRLLRGLEKPKDTGFIKFMQSVLKCAKETRPALLDI from the exons ATGTTTGCGCGACTTGTCCAATTCGGTGTGAGGTCGCATAACCTCTCCCATTTCAACTATTTAAAACCCACAAACTGTTTAAAACTAGCTCCTATAACTCACTGTGACCCGACTCCGGTGCAACAGAAACGTTTCTATAAGAATTTCGGTCACAAGCCCAAGAAAACCCCAACCGTAACAAAATTGTGGTATGGCTTAATTTTTGGACTTATGTTCCTTGCAACAGTCGATTACAGATG GGTCCGCCGCACTTTATTTCCCCCAGTGAAGGCACAAAGCGAAACAATCGGCGAAAGCTCCGACGTTGAGCAATCCGAATCTGAAGATGAGtcgaaaaagaagaaacaccGCAAGGAGAAGATCGGTTTCCGCGACCGCAAA ATAATAGAATACGAAAATCGTATGCGAGCTTATTCCACACCAGACAAAATTTTCCGGTATTTCGCTACAGTCCGGTTGATAACCCCCGAAGGCAGCGAGGTTTACATGACTCCGGATGATTTTCTCCGCGCGATGACGCCCGGAATGAGACAGCCTGATG gtCTGGGCCTCGATCAGTACCGACGCTACGACCCTAAA ACTGTCCAACAAAAATTGGAGCTCACTTTGGATGAGGACAGCATTTTCTACAAGCTAGGGAGTGCGGGACTTATCACGTTCTCTGATTATATCTTCCTTTTGACCGTCTTGTCGA cTTCGCGACGTCACTTCGAGATTGCGTTTCGAATGTTTGATCTGAACGGCGATGGTGACGTAGACTGTGAAGAGTTCGAAAAAGTGGCCACTTTGATCAGACAACAGACGAGTATAGGATCAAGACATCGCGACCACGCCAACACAGGAAACACATTCaaa GGCGTGAATTCGGCCCTTACGACGTACTTCTTCGGCCCGAACCTCAAGGGCAAACTCACCATCGAGAAGTTCCTCGACTTCCAGGAGAAACTCCAGAAGGAAATTTTGAGTTTGGAGTTTTTGCGCAAGAACCCGGACGAAAACGGGAACATCAGCGAAGCTGACTTCACGGAACTCCTCCTCGCGTACGCCGGCTACCCCCAAAAGAAGAAATCCCGCATGTTGAAGCGAGTCAAAAAAAC TTTTAGGGATCACGGCCAAGGCATTTCCAAGCAAGACTATTTGAATTTCTtccattttttgaataatattaACGATGTTGACACAGCTTTAACTTTCTACCATATCGCGGGGGCCTCCATCGACCAAGCAACGTTGAAGCACGTGGCCAAGACGGTGGCCCATGTGGATCTCAGTGACCATGTGATTCATGTCGTTTTTACCATTTTCGATGAGAATT TGGATGGGCAGTTGAGCAATAAGGAGTTTATCGCCGTTATGAAGAATCGCTTACTTAGAGGGCTCGAAAAACCAAAAGATACGGGTTTTATCAAGTTTATGCAGTCGGTCTTGAAGTGTGCCAAAGAGACAAGACCCGCCTTGCTAGATATTTAA
- the MICU1 gene encoding calcium uptake protein 1 homolog, mitochondrial isoform X1, producing MFARLVQFGVRSHNLSHFNYLKPTNCLKLAPITHCDPTPVQQKRFYKNFGHKPKKTPTVTKLWYGLIFGLMFLATVDYRWVRRTLFPPVKAQSETIGESSDVEQSESEDESKKKKHRKEKIGFRDRKIIEYENRIRHYSTPDKVFRYFATLQVQGPTVDQHEIYMTPDDFLRSMTPGLKQPDGLGLDQYRRYDPKTVQQKLELTLDEDSIFYKLGSAGLITFSDYIFLLTVLSTSRRHFEIAFRMFDLNGDGDVDCEEFEKVATLIRQQTSIGSRHRDHANTGNTFKGVNSALTTYFFGPNLKGKLTIEKFLDFQEKLQKEILSLEFLRKNPDENGNISEADFTELLLAYAGYPQKKKSRMLKRVKKTFRDHGQGISKQDYLNFFHFLNNINDVDTALTFYHIAGASIDQATLKHVAKTVAHVDLSDHVIHVVFTIFDENLDGQLSNKEFIAVMKNRLLRGLEKPKDTGFIKFMQSVLKCAKETRPALLDI from the exons ATGTTTGCGCGACTTGTCCAATTCGGTGTGAGGTCGCATAACCTCTCCCATTTCAACTATTTAAAACCCACAAACTGTTTAAAACTAGCTCCTATAACTCACTGTGACCCGACTCCGGTGCAACAGAAACGTTTCTATAAGAATTTCGGTCACAAGCCCAAGAAAACCCCAACCGTAACAAAATTGTGGTATGGCTTAATTTTTGGACTTATGTTCCTTGCAACAGTCGATTACAGATG GGTCCGCCGCACTTTATTTCCCCCAGTGAAGGCACAAAGCGAAACAATCGGCGAAAGCTCCGACGTTGAGCAATCCGAATCTGAAGATGAGtcgaaaaagaagaaacaccGCAAGGAGAAGATCGGTTTCCGCGACCGCAAA ATAATTGAATACGAGAACCGCATCCGGCACTATTCTACTCCTGATAAAGTTTTTCGATATTTCGCCACACTCCAAGTCCAAGGGCCGACGGTCGATCAGCATGAGATTTACATGACACCCGACGACTTTTTGCGATCTATGACGCCGGGGCTCAAGCAGCCGGACG gtCTGGGCCTCGATCAGTACCGACGCTACGACCCTAAA ACTGTCCAACAAAAATTGGAGCTCACTTTGGATGAGGACAGCATTTTCTACAAGCTAGGGAGTGCGGGACTTATCACGTTCTCTGATTATATCTTCCTTTTGACCGTCTTGTCGA cTTCGCGACGTCACTTCGAGATTGCGTTTCGAATGTTTGATCTGAACGGCGATGGTGACGTAGACTGTGAAGAGTTCGAAAAAGTGGCCACTTTGATCAGACAACAGACGAGTATAGGATCAAGACATCGCGACCACGCCAACACAGGAAACACATTCaaa GGCGTGAATTCGGCCCTTACGACGTACTTCTTCGGCCCGAACCTCAAGGGCAAACTCACCATCGAGAAGTTCCTCGACTTCCAGGAGAAACTCCAGAAGGAAATTTTGAGTTTGGAGTTTTTGCGCAAGAACCCGGACGAAAACGGGAACATCAGCGAAGCTGACTTCACGGAACTCCTCCTCGCGTACGCCGGCTACCCCCAAAAGAAGAAATCCCGCATGTTGAAGCGAGTCAAAAAAAC TTTTAGGGATCACGGCCAAGGCATTTCCAAGCAAGACTATTTGAATTTCTtccattttttgaataatattaACGATGTTGACACAGCTTTAACTTTCTACCATATCGCGGGGGCCTCCATCGACCAAGCAACGTTGAAGCACGTGGCCAAGACGGTGGCCCATGTGGATCTCAGTGACCATGTGATTCATGTCGTTTTTACCATTTTCGATGAGAATT TGGATGGGCAGTTGAGCAATAAGGAGTTTATCGCCGTTATGAAGAATCGCTTACTTAGAGGGCTCGAAAAACCAAAAGATACGGGTTTTATCAAGTTTATGCAGTCGGTCTTGAAGTGTGCCAAAGAGACAAGACCCGCCTTGCTAGATATTTAA